In Acinetobacter pittii, one genomic interval encodes:
- a CDS encoding metal/formaldehyde-sensitive transcriptional repressor, translating into MSHVGQDKKIVNRVKRLKGQINSIEHAVEQPDISCIEILQQVAAIKGAINGLMSELMEQHLHHHVLKEAKVDQNELDEFLKVFKRYG; encoded by the coding sequence ATGAGTCACGTCGGTCAGGATAAAAAAATAGTTAATCGTGTAAAACGACTAAAAGGGCAAATTAATAGTATTGAGCATGCTGTTGAGCAACCAGATATTTCATGCATAGAAATACTTCAACAAGTTGCTGCAATTAAAGGGGCAATAAATGGCCTGATGAGTGAATTGATGGAACAGCACTTACACCACCACGTGCTCAAAGAAGCAAAAGTCGATCAGAATGAATTAGATGAGTTTTTAAAAGTTTTTAAAAGATACGGTTAA
- the dmeF gene encoding CDF family Co(II)/Ni(II) efflux transporter DmeF, translating into MGLNFMQEHSVSRHHQHQFDEGNPLAQKRILIATILTASMMVLEIFGGWFFNSMALLADGWHMSSHMLALGLAYFAYRAARHYSKDRRFSFGTWKIEILAGYSSAILLMVVAIFMALQSIQRLFNPVEIFYNEAIPIAILGLVINLICAWLLHDDGHHHHHHHHHHHDHGHHHHDLNQKAAFLHVVADAVTSVFAIVALFAGKYFGWDFLDALLGILGAILVAKWSLGLMKETGKTLLDAEMDHPVVEEIREVIAEFPKNLEITDLHVWKVAKGKFSCILALETDDISLNADLIRHALSIHEEIVHISVEINILKPTYVPRETLA; encoded by the coding sequence TTGGGTTTAAATTTTATGCAGGAACATAGTGTATCACGTCATCATCAACATCAGTTTGATGAAGGAAATCCACTTGCACAAAAACGTATTTTGATTGCAACAATTTTAACGGCATCCATGATGGTGTTAGAAATATTCGGTGGATGGTTTTTTAATTCAATGGCGCTTCTGGCTGATGGTTGGCATATGAGCTCACATATGTTGGCACTCGGTTTAGCCTATTTTGCTTATCGTGCGGCTCGTCATTACTCCAAAGATCGTCGGTTTAGTTTCGGAACATGGAAAATCGAGATTTTAGCGGGCTATAGCAGTGCAATTTTGCTGATGGTTGTCGCTATTTTTATGGCACTTCAGTCGATACAACGTTTATTTAATCCAGTTGAGATTTTTTATAATGAAGCGATTCCTATTGCAATTTTAGGTCTGGTCATTAACTTGATTTGTGCATGGTTACTTCACGATGATGGGCACCATCACCATCACCATCACCATCACCATCATGACCATGGGCATCATCACCATGATTTAAATCAAAAAGCTGCTTTTTTACATGTGGTTGCAGATGCAGTCACTTCTGTTTTTGCAATTGTTGCGCTTTTCGCAGGTAAATATTTCGGATGGGATTTTTTAGATGCACTTTTAGGGATTTTAGGTGCTATTTTGGTTGCAAAATGGTCTCTTGGCTTAATGAAAGAGACAGGGAAAACACTTCTAGATGCAGAAATGGATCATCCAGTGGTAGAAGAAATTCGTGAAGTGATTGCTGAATTTCCTAAGAACCTTGAAATTACGGATCTTCATGTTTGGAAAGTCGCCAAAGGTAAGTTTTCTTGTATTTTGGCCCTAGAGACTGATGATATTTCTTTAAATGCAGACCTGATTCGTCATGCTTTATCGATTCATGAGGAAATTGTGCATATATCAGTAGAAATTAATATTCTAAAACCTACTTATGTTCCACGTGAAACATTGGCATAA
- the guaD gene encoding guanine deaminase produces the protein MSSIANTTVVRGRFLDIQQTVSEPTDIPNQVRYLEDGVLISEHGKIKWFGAWEDAQQHLPTGVEVQHYPEQLIVPGFIDTHIHFPQTEMVGAYGEQLLSWLNTYTFPTEIQFHDKAYASEIAQFFVQELLKHGTTTALVFCTVHPESVDALFEAAERVQMRLIAGKVLMDRNAPEALCDTPETAYNDTKALIEKWHGKGRALYAITPRFAPTSTPEQLERAGQLKQEFPDVYVHTHLSENKDEIAWVKSLFPEQAGYLDVYQHYGLTGKRSVFAHCVHLEDEEWQCMHDTQSAIAFCPTSNLFLGSGLFPLKKTWEKQVKVGLGTDIGAGTSFSLLQTVNEAYKVQQLQGDKLSAYEALYHATLGGAKALDLQDQLGNFNVGKEADFVVLNLKPTALQQLRQSKSKSVEDSLFALFTLGDDRNIEATYIYGKRAYQKETAQ, from the coding sequence ATGTCATCGATTGCAAATACCACCGTTGTGCGTGGTCGTTTTTTAGATATTCAACAAACTGTCTCTGAGCCAACTGATATTCCAAATCAAGTACGTTATTTGGAAGATGGTGTATTGATTAGTGAACATGGAAAAATCAAATGGTTTGGAGCATGGGAAGACGCTCAACAGCATCTTCCTACTGGAGTTGAAGTTCAACATTACCCAGAGCAATTGATTGTACCTGGCTTTATTGATACCCATATCCACTTTCCACAAACCGAAATGGTAGGAGCTTACGGCGAACAACTTTTAAGCTGGCTCAATACTTATACATTCCCAACTGAAATCCAGTTTCATGACAAAGCATACGCAAGTGAAATTGCCCAGTTCTTTGTTCAGGAACTGTTAAAACACGGTACAACTACAGCCCTCGTTTTCTGTACAGTTCATCCCGAGTCTGTTGATGCTTTATTTGAAGCCGCAGAGCGCGTTCAGATGCGTTTAATTGCAGGGAAGGTACTCATGGACCGTAATGCTCCTGAAGCGCTTTGTGACACGCCAGAAACAGCTTACAACGACACCAAGGCACTCATTGAAAAATGGCATGGTAAAGGCCGTGCTCTATATGCGATTACACCACGTTTCGCACCGACGTCTACACCTGAACAATTAGAAAGAGCAGGGCAGTTAAAACAAGAATTTCCGGATGTTTACGTACATACGCATTTAAGTGAAAACAAAGATGAAATTGCTTGGGTAAAATCTTTATTTCCTGAACAAGCAGGCTATTTAGATGTTTATCAACATTATGGCCTGACTGGTAAGCGTTCTGTATTTGCGCATTGCGTTCACTTAGAAGATGAAGAATGGCAATGCATGCATGATACGCAGTCTGCTATCGCATTTTGCCCAACTTCAAACTTGTTCTTAGGCAGTGGTTTATTCCCATTGAAAAAAACATGGGAAAAACAAGTAAAAGTGGGCTTGGGTACAGATATCGGTGCTGGTACATCGTTTAGTTTACTGCAAACCGTTAACGAGGCTTATAAGGTACAGCAGTTACAAGGCGATAAACTTTCAGCTTATGAAGCGCTCTATCATGCAACTTTAGGTGGAGCAAAAGCGCTTGATTTACAAGATCAGTTAGGCAATTTCAATGTCGGTAAAGAAGCAGATTTTGTTGTATTGAATCTTAAGCCGACCGCATTACAGCAACTGCGCCAGTCTAAATCTAAATCTGTTGAAGATTCGCTGTTTGCTTTATTCACTTTAGGTGATGACCGTAATATTGAGGCGACTTATATTTATGGAAAACGTGCTTATCAAAAAGAAACAGCCCAATAA
- the hpt gene encoding hypoxanthine phosphoribosyltransferase codes for MTVAMSIMISTEEIQAKVKELGEQINAHYANSDKELVLIGLLRGSVIFMADLCRTITKPHELDFMTVSSYGGGTTSSRDVKILKDLDGEIRGKDVLVVEDIIDSGNTLSKVVEMLQTREPNSIQLCTLVSKPSRREIDLEVKFLGFEVEDRFIVGYGLDYDQKYRHLPFIGEIGL; via the coding sequence ATGACTGTTGCAATGAGCATCATGATTTCAACCGAAGAAATTCAAGCAAAAGTCAAAGAGCTCGGCGAGCAAATTAACGCTCACTATGCAAATAGTGATAAAGAATTAGTCCTTATTGGATTACTTCGTGGTTCTGTTATTTTCATGGCAGACTTGTGCCGTACCATTACCAAACCGCATGAACTCGACTTCATGACAGTGTCTAGCTACGGCGGTGGTACGACTTCAAGTCGAGATGTTAAAATCTTAAAAGATCTTGACGGTGAAATACGCGGTAAGGATGTACTGGTTGTCGAAGATATTATCGACTCTGGCAATACCTTAAGCAAAGTAGTTGAAATGTTGCAAACTCGTGAGCCAAATTCGATTCAACTTTGCACATTAGTGAGTAAACCATCTCGCCGTGAAATTGATCTCGAAGTTAAATTTTTAGGTTTTGAAGTAGAAGACAGATTCATTGTAGGCTACGGCTTAGACTACGATCAAAAATATCGCCACTTACCTTTTATCGGTGAAATTGGTTTATAA
- a CDS encoding DsbC family protein, with translation MLKKLGILALFSLTATMSFANVDTVRENIKKQYPNLKISNIQKTEMSGLYSANLDQQIIYVGEDGQHMFVGSMIRLKDQKNLTKDLVLGQNSIDWKQLPLKDAIKTVKGNGQHVLAVFSDPNCPYCKQLEPELDKLKDVTIYTFIYPLKPQSIVVSRQVWCAPNQSYSWKKLIQQGVKPIAASCVNPIDRNLELGKKLGFNGTPTLIFANGFKLVGARSAEEIQAVWKELGL, from the coding sequence ATGCTTAAAAAATTAGGAATATTGGCGTTATTTAGCTTAACTGCAACTATGAGTTTCGCTAATGTAGATACTGTTAGGGAAAATATTAAAAAACAATATCCTAATTTGAAAATTAGTAATATTCAGAAAACCGAAATGTCTGGGCTATATAGCGCTAATCTCGATCAGCAAATCATCTATGTGGGTGAAGATGGGCAGCATATGTTTGTAGGTTCTATGATTAGATTAAAAGACCAGAAGAACTTAACCAAAGATTTGGTGTTAGGACAAAACTCAATTGATTGGAAACAGCTGCCTTTAAAAGATGCCATTAAAACAGTCAAAGGTAATGGACAGCATGTTTTAGCCGTTTTTTCTGATCCAAACTGTCCTTATTGCAAGCAGCTTGAACCTGAACTCGATAAGCTTAAAGACGTAACTATTTACACCTTTATCTATCCTTTAAAGCCTCAGTCTATTGTGGTTTCTAGACAGGTTTGGTGTGCACCGAATCAATCTTACTCATGGAAAAAACTGATTCAGCAAGGGGTTAAACCAATAGCTGCGAGCTGTGTAAACCCAATTGACCGTAATTTGGAATTAGGAAAAAAACTAGGTTTTAATGGCACTCCTACCTTAATTTTTGCAAATGGTTTTAAGCTGGTGGGCGCACGCTCTGCTGAAGAAATTCAGGCAGTTTGGAAAGAGTTAGGCCTTTAA
- a CDS encoding GlsB/YeaQ/YmgE family stress response membrane protein, with the protein MWSLIVAIVVGFFAGLIARALHPGDDKAGFIVTTLIGIAGSLLATYGGRLLGLYGENSAAGFIASVIGAIVILFIYNLIARKS; encoded by the coding sequence ATGTGGTCACTTATTGTCGCTATTGTAGTTGGTTTCTTTGCTGGCTTAATCGCTCGCGCTTTGCATCCAGGGGATGATAAAGCAGGTTTCATCGTAACTACCTTGATTGGTATTGCAGGTTCACTTTTAGCCACTTATGGTGGTCGTTTACTTGGACTATATGGCGAAAACTCAGCTGCGGGCTTCATCGCATCCGTGATTGGTGCCATCGTTATTTTGTTTATCTACAATTTGATTGCACGAAAAAGCTAA